The Elaeis guineensis isolate ETL-2024a chromosome 13, EG11, whole genome shotgun sequence genome includes a region encoding these proteins:
- the LOC105055963 gene encoding LOW QUALITY PROTEIN: uncharacterized protein (The sequence of the model RefSeq protein was modified relative to this genomic sequence to represent the inferred CDS: inserted 2 bases in 2 codons): MPPLRLLILLLLCVLQPSSARAPPPDGQAAADERVALLSLKSALSDPGAALAGWNASANPDHCSWPGVACDDAPLRRVIALDLSGLNLSGSLXPAVAHLRHLLNLSTAANLLSGPIPLDLSLLSDLRYLNLSNNVFNGSFPSALRRLKNLEVLDLYNNNLTGILPAEVADLHNLRHLHLGGNFFSGVIPREYGRWEHLEYLAVSGNELSGAIPPEIGNLTRLRQLYVGYFNSYDGGIPPEIGHLSALVRFDAANCGLSGQIPPELGHLEHLDTLFLQVNGLSGELPSELGRLRSLKSMDLSNNALTGEIPPTFADLRNLTLLNLFRNKLYGTIPDFIGDLPELEVLQLWDNNFTGIIPRGIGRSGKLQLLDLSSNKLTGDLPPELCSGNKLQTLIALANALFGPIPQSLGECLSLSRVRLGENYLNGSIPRGLFSLPNLAQVELQDNLLAGEFPDTGDVSISLGLGQISLSNNRLSGPLPPSIGNFSGVQKLLLNQNQFSGRIPPEIGRLQQLSKVDFSSNRFSSGIPPEISKCKLLTFVDLSRNNLSGDIPAEIAGMRILNYLNLSRNHLEGSIPPSISTMQSLTAVDFSYNNLSGLVPGTGQFSYFNASSFVGNTNLCGPYLGPCRSAGADGGAGSAHARGPLSASFRLLLVIVLLLCXIAFAVAAIIKARSLKKASEARAWKLTAFQRLDFTCDHVLDCLKEENIIGKGGAGIVYKGVMPNGEQVAVKRLLAMSRGSSHDHGFSAEIQTLGRIRHRHIVRLLGFCSNHETNLLVYEYMPNGSLGEVLHGKKGGHLHWDTRYKIAVEAAKGLCYLHHDCSPLILHRDVKSNNILLDSNFEAHVADFGLAKFLQDSGTSECMSAIAGSYGYIAPEYAYTLKVDEKSDVYSFGVVLLELVTGRKPVGEFGDGVDIVQWVRKMTDSKKEGVLSVLDPRLPSVPLHEAMHVFYVAMLCVEEQSIERPTMREVVQILTELPRPPTKQGEDSPPPPPPPPPPPPPPPAGGETPMKESKPQPQVSPPDLLSI; the protein is encoded by the exons ATGCCGCCGCTccgcctcctcatcctcctcctgctcTGCGTTCTCCAACCATCCTCCGCCAGAGCGCCGCCGCCGGACGGTCAGGCTGCGGCAGACGAGCGGGTGGCCCTCCTTTCCCTTAAGTCCGCCCTCTCCGACCCCGGCGCCGCCCTCGCTGGCTGGAACGCCTCCGCCAACCCCGACCACTGCTCCTGGCCCGGCGTCGCCTGCGACGACGCTCCTCTCCGCCGCGTCATTGCCCTCGACCTCTCCGGGCTCAACCTCTCCGGTTCCC CCCCGGCCGTCGCCCACCTCCGCCACCTCCTCAACCTCTCCACCGCCGCCAACCTCCTCTCCGGGCCCATCCCTCTGGACCTCTCCCTCCTCTCCGATCTCCGCTACCTCAACCTCTCCAATAACGTCTTCAATGGCAGCTTCCCCTCCGCCCTCCGCCGCCTCAAAAACCTCGAGGTCCTCGACCTCTACAACAACAACCTCACCGGCATCCTCCCGGCGGAGGTCGCCGACCTTCACAACCTCCGCCACCTCCACCTCGGCGGCAACTTCTTCTCCGGCGTCATCCCCCGGGAGTACGGCCGCTGGGAGCATCTCGAATACCTCGCCGTCTCCGGCAACGAGCTCAGCGGCGCCATCCCACCGGAGATCGGCAACCTCACCCGCCTACGCCAGCTCTACGTCGGCTACTTCAACAGCTACGACGGCGGTATCCCGCCGGAGATCGGCCACCTCTCCGCCCTCGTCCGCTTCGACGCTGCCAACTGCGGCCTCTCCGGCCAGATCCCGCCAGAGCTCGGCCACCTCGAGCATCTCGACACCCTCTTCCTCCAGGTGAACGGCCTCTCCGGCGAGCTTCCGTCGGAGCTCGGCCGGCTTCGGAGCCTCAAGTCCATGGATCTCTCAAACAACGCCCTAACCGGCGAGATCCCACCGACCTTCGCGGACCTCCGGAATCTCACTCTGTTGAACCTATTCCGGAACAAGCTCTACGGAACGATCCCGGACTTCATCGGAGACCTGCCAGAATTGGAAGTTCTCCAGCTGTGGGACAACAACTTCACCGGCATCATCCCCCGGGGAATCGGCCGGAGCGGCAAGCTCCAGCTCCTCGATCTATCATCCAACAAGCTCACCGGCGACCTCCCGCCGGAGCTCTGCTCCGGCAACAAGCTCCAGACCCTGATCGCTCTCGCCAATGCTCTCTTCGGCCCGATCCCGCAGTCCCTCGGCGAGTGCTTGTCCCTCAGCAGGGTCAGATTGGGGGAGAACTACCTCAATGGATCGATTCCTCGCGGTCTATTTAGCTTGCCCAATCTCGCCCAGGTCGAGCTCCAGGACAACCTGCTCGCCGGCGAGTTCCCGGATACCGGGGACGTCTCGATTTCGCTGGGCCTCGGCCAGATCAGCCTCTCCAACAACCGTCTCTCTGGTCCCCTTCCGCCATCCATCGGCAACTTCTCCGGCGTCCAGAAGCTCCTTCTCAACCAGAACCAGTTCTCCGGTCGAATCCCGCCGGAGATTGGCCGGCTGCAGCAGCTCTCCAAGGTGGACTTCAGCAGCAACCGCTTCTCCAGTGGAATCCCTCCGGAGATCAGTAAATGCAAGCTTCTGACCTTCGTCGATCTCAGCCGGAATAATCTCTCCGGCGATATCCCTGCGGAGATCGCCGGAATGCGGATCTTGAACTACCTCAACTTATCGAGAaaccaccttgaagggagtatcCCACCGTCCATCTCCACGATGCAGAGCCTCACCGCCGTCGATTTCTCCTACAACAATCTTTCCGGCCTGGTCCCGGGCACCGGCCAGTTCAGCTACTTCAATGCCAGTTCCTTTGTCGGTAATACTAACCTCTGCGGGCCCTACCTCGGCCCGTGCCGTTCCGCCGGCGCCGACGGCGGCGCCGGTTCTGCCCATGCCCGAGGCCCCCTCTCGGCCTCCTTCAGGCTTCTATTGGTCATTGTCCTCCTGCTCT TCATCGCCTTTGCCGTTGCCGCGATCATCAAAGCTCGGTCTTTGAAGAAGGCGAGCGAGGCCCGGGCATGGAAGCTCACCGCCTTCCAGCGTCTGGACTTCACCTGCGACCATGTGCTTGATTGCTTGAAGGAAGAGAACATTATTGGAAAAGGAGGGGCGGGGATCGTGTACAAGGGTGTGATGCCTAATGGCGAACAGGTTGCGGTCAAGAGGCTACTGGCGATGAGCCGGGGGTCGTCGCATGACCATGGATTCTCGGCGGAGATTCAGACTCTTGGAAGGATTCGGCATCGCCATATCGTGAGACTGCTTGGCTTCTGTTCCAACCATGAAACCAATCTTCTGGTATATGAGTACATGCCCAATGGGAGCCTTGGGGAGGTCCTCCATGGCAAGAAGGGGGGCCATTTGCATTGGGACACGAGGTATAAGATCGCGGTGGAGGCGGCGAAGGGCCTCTGCTATCTCCACCATGATTGCTCCCCGTTGATCCTTCACCGTGACGTGAAGTCCAACAACATCCTTCTCGATTCCAACTTTGAAGCGCATGTCGCTGACTTCGGGCTTGCCAAGTTCTTGCAGGATTCCGGTACCTCCGAATGCATGTCCGCTATAGCTGGCTCCTATGGCTACATTGCTCCAG AATATGCATACACTCTGAAGGTGGACGAGAAGAGCGATGTCTATAGCTTCGGAGTGGTACTTCTAGAGCTGGTGACCGGAAGGAAGCCGGTGGGGGAATTTGGCGATGGCGTCGACATTGTCCAATGGGTTAGAAAGATGACAGATTCAAAGAAGGAAGGAGTACTAAGTGTCTTAGACCCAAGGCTTCCTTCCGTTCCTCTGCACGAAGCCATGCATGTGTTCTACGTTGCAATGCTCTGCGTGGAGGAACAGAGCATCGAGCGCCCAACCATGAGGGAAGTCGTCCAGATTTTAACGGAGCTTCCGAGGCCACCTACAAAGCAGGGCGAGGACTCTCCaccgccgccaccgccgccgccaccaccaccaccaccaccaccggcCGGCGGTGAAACACCCATGAAGGAATCCAAACCACAGCCTCAGGTGTCACCACCTGATCTACTTAGCATTTGA